The Petrotoga mobilis SJ95 genomic sequence GTGGAATGCAATCAAAGCTTATGAAGAAGCACTTAAGGTGTATATTCCTCAACGGGACTCAAGAGATTACGCAATAGTGCAAAAAAACCTGGGGGATGCGTACATCAAGCTTGCCGACGTTGAAACGACATCAGAGAATTTTGAGAATGCAATCAAAGCCTATGAAGAAGCACTTAAGGTGTATACTCCTCAACAGTATCAAGGAGATTATGCAACGGTTAAAGAAAACCTTGGGGATGCATATTCCCAACTAGCTAAACTAGAAGCTGCATCGGAAAATTGGAAGAATGCACTCAAAGCATACAAGGAAGCACTTAAAATATTTAAAGAAGAAAAATTTCCTTGGGAAATAATTGATTTAATAGAGTCGAAAATTTCCAAAGTGCAGGAAATTTTATATGAAAAATAGTCTTAGTTTTAACTAAAATTCACATTTAGGGGCTGAAAACTAAAGAATACAATTACAGTTTACAAGGAAGCACAAAATATATAAAGATAAGCTTTTTTGGAGGTTAGAGCTATAGGACATGAGGAAAAAATTGTTGGAAAATAAAGGAAGTTGGAAGTACAACATAAGAGCTAAAAGAATTGTGTGTCTGTTAGAGAAAAACTCTTTGATGATTTATCGAAAAGCACTAGCATTCGTCCTTTTGAAGCACACATTTCAGCGGAAGGTGTAGAATCAGGAGTTAATCAATCTAATGTGCATAAAATATATTTAGGTTATGAAAAACCTCAAAAAGGAGTCGTTGTTAAATTCAAACTACCTAACGGCGAGAAAAAATACATTAGGGGTGAATAGATGATTCTATTTCATTCATAATTTCACTAATATCTATTGGAGAGAAGTGTAATATCTCCTTTTTTATAGTTTTAAAGGTATCGATAAAATATTTATTTTGGTTTCCGGTACTTATTTCTAGTGAACATTCTATTAGTGCAGCCATTAGATCAGAAGTTTTCACGTATGCTCCATAATCATTTTCGAATGGAGCATATATGTATTTTTCGTATTTTTTAATTTTCTCTTTCAAAGCAATTTTATCATTGTACCAGTCTTTAATGAAGTCTTTTTCTATTTCTCCAATTATTTCTTCTAAGCCTCGTACTTTTCTTTTAGTGGGGCTTATCACATCACCTGTAAATGCTTCAGGCAAATCATGTAGTATTGAAGCAATCATAATATCGTAAATTTCTTTCATTTGTAAATTAGCTTTTAGAGCTAAAAGATAAGAAATTAAAAAAACGAAAAAAGTATGTGAAGCTACAGAACTTTTAATATTTCTATGATTTTTGTTCCATCTTATCATAGTCACCAATCTTGTTGATATTTCTAACAATTCATTAGCTAATTCTTCTATCTCTTTTTTATCTTGTATATCCATTTTTTTTATTTTCGTTTGGTTTTTTATTTTAGGTTCAGTGTAGTATTCAGGAAAGACTCTTTCGTTAATACTTGCTTCTTTTTGAGCGACGAGAAGGTTTATCATTCTAACTTTTTTTTCTATTTCTTCATCAAAGGCATAATGAATTAATAGTTTTGATCTAATATCGATATCAAAATAAGATTCTACTTCTTTGTAGGTTTTGTTAATCACTTCATCCCAAAGTTTTTTGCCTTTTTCTTCAATTTTGCTTTTGGTAGCCAATGATATGTCTGATAATCTTATTTTGGGAATTGCTTCATATATTTTGTTGTGAAGTATTTTTACCAAATTTTCCTTAGATTCTTCGGAGAATACAAATATACTTAAAAGAAGGTTGTTGTATATGTTGTCGGATTCGCTAAATCTTACAATTGCAGGATTGTTGTTCCATCTGTAGACTGTAAACAAATTAGAACTTTCTAAAAGAAAATTACCAATGTTCATTTAATCACCTTCTTAATTGATTCAATATTTCGCTTGTGTATTTCTTAATTATTTTAACACATTTTTTAATTTATGATTATTTGAATTGATGGTATAATTTATTTTGTGCTTAGAATAGTGAAATGAGAAAGGGGTTTATATGTGAAAAGTATTTTCATCGCTGGAATTTCCGGATCAATTGGTCAACAGGCTATAGAAGTGTTAAATAGCGGGTGGTTTAAAGACAATTTTAAGATAGTAGGAGGATCTGTTTATAAGAGTTGGGATAAATTAAAAGAAGCCATCGATAAATACGATCTGATTAGTGCTGGGATAGTTGAAAATATTGAAAATATGCCCAAAACTTTTAATGGTTGTCGCATTTTTACTGGCGCCGATGCAGTTGAAAGGAGCATGGAGTTTTGTAATCCTGATTACTCTCTGATCGCTACTTCTGGTTTTTCTGGGGTTAAAAACACCTTAAAGGCTTTAGAAGTTTCCCAGCGGGTCTGTTTGGCGAATAAAGAATCGATTGTGTGTGGTGGAAATTATGTTTTGGATTATGCTAGCAATCTCAAAAAAGAGATAATCCCTGTTGATAGCGAACACAGTGCGATATTTCAACTTTTGATGGGTGAAACCTCGACTCCAGAGAAGATTATATTAACGGCTAGCGGTGGAGCTTTAAGAGATTACCCAGTTGAAACCCTTGAAAATGTTCCAGTGGAAGAAGTATTGAACCATCCCGTTTGGTCGATGGGGAAAAGAATAACCGTTGATTCTGCATCGATGGTAAATAAGTCTCTTGAATTATTTGAAGCTTTTCATTTATTCAAAATAAACAATATCGAGGTTGCCATCAACAGAAACAGTAGGATTCATTCTATGGTTCAATTTTCTGACGGAGTAATTAAGATGCATTACGGTGTAGCAGATATGAAAATTCCAATAGCTTTTTCGATTTCTTATCCTGAACGAAATTTTGTTTTTGAAAAACCTGATTTATTTTCAGAGAAGATATATTTTGAGAGAGTAGATTTCAATAGATTCCCCGCTTTAAAATTAGCTTATAGCATTCTTGGGAAGGCCCCATTACAAAATGCATTTAACGCCGCAGATGAGGTTGCAGTGGATAGTTTTTTAAAAGGTACAATTAAATTTGGAGATATTTATCGTGTGATATACAAAACGGTAAATGAGGTGCAAACCCAGTATTCTTTTGCAAATAACTTGAGTTTTAATGATTTTGATGATATACTTAAAGTGGATAAAATCAGTAGAAATATAGCGAAAAAATATATTATGGAGGTTATCGAATGACGGTTTTATTATCAATTATTTGGTTTTTGATTATCATATCCGTTATTGTAGTTGTTCATGAATTCGGACATTTTATTTTTGCGAAAATTTTTAAGACGAGAGTTGAAGAATTCTCTATTGGATTTGGGCCTGCATTATTCAAGATTCCTGGTAAAGAAACCACATTTCGCTTCAATATCATTCCATTGGGTGGTTATGTTAGATTGGCTGGTGAGGAAGTATTAGAAGAAGGTTATACTGATACTGATCCTGCACTGTTTTACAACAAAAAACCTTTCCAGAAATTTTT encodes the following:
- a CDS encoding YfbR-like 5'-deoxynucleotidase, whose amino-acid sequence is MNIGNFLLESSNLFTVYRWNNNPAIVRFSESDNIYNNLLLSIFVFSEESKENLVKILHNKIYEAIPKIRLSDISLATKSKIEEKGKKLWDEVINKTYKEVESYFDIDIRSKLLIHYAFDEEIEKKVRMINLLVAQKEASINERVFPEYYTEPKIKNQTKIKKMDIQDKKEIEELANELLEISTRLVTMIRWNKNHRNIKSSVASHTFFVFLISYLLALKANLQMKEIYDIMIASILHDLPEAFTGDVISPTKRKVRGLEEIIGEIEKDFIKDWYNDKIALKEKIKKYEKYIYAPFENDYGAYVKTSDLMAALIECSLEISTGNQNKYFIDTFKTIKKEILHFSPIDISEIMNEIESSIHP
- the dxr gene encoding 1-deoxy-D-xylulose-5-phosphate reductoisomerase → MKSIFIAGISGSIGQQAIEVLNSGWFKDNFKIVGGSVYKSWDKLKEAIDKYDLISAGIVENIENMPKTFNGCRIFTGADAVERSMEFCNPDYSLIATSGFSGVKNTLKALEVSQRVCLANKESIVCGGNYVLDYASNLKKEIIPVDSEHSAIFQLLMGETSTPEKIILTASGGALRDYPVETLENVPVEEVLNHPVWSMGKRITVDSASMVNKSLELFEAFHLFKINNIEVAINRNSRIHSMVQFSDGVIKMHYGVADMKIPIAFSISYPERNFVFEKPDLFSEKIYFERVDFNRFPALKLAYSILGKAPLQNAFNAADEVAVDSFLKGTIKFGDIYRVIYKTVNEVQTQYSFANNLSFNDFDDILKVDKISRNIAKKYIMEVIE